The sequence CCACCACAGCCACAACAACATCTTGACCTGTATATCCCTTCGCCCAAACTTCCGGCGCCTTGACTAAATCAGCACCCCAATTATTCCCACCGAGATTAGGAACATCAGCGAAGGTATTTTGACCAATACTTTTAGCAACTGCTGTGGCTGCATTCACCAAACCATAGCCAGAAGTGGAACTATAGCCTTTAATATTAACATCAGAACTACTATGCCCACTGAGGCTTAAAATCTGATCATCGAAGGTATTAACTGAAGCAATAGGATTGACATTTAGCCCTTGCTCTGCAAAGGATTGTTTACCAGGGTAGTCAATTGACATAGGTATTTTGTTCGCAAAAAGAGGGACTGGGGGGTAAGGAAAGAGAGATTTTTATAGCTTGACTTTTTCAAACCTTTGCTGAGGAAAGGTTTGAATTGGTGATGAATCCCGGTTTACTTATAATTACTATGAATTTCTATTGTGAAGTGTGGAGTTTATTACAAATAACTTGATAAAAATTGTAGTGATTTAGTTATTTGTTATTGAGAAACTGCTAAATATTCATTGGTGGTGCGTTGCGCTAAGAAAGCGGGTTCCGATGAAAGCGGTACGCAACAACGCACCCTACTAATGCACTATTTAAGGCTAAACATGCGAATACCTATATTTCAAAAATCAAATATGAGTCCTATAGTTTAGGGAAACTACATAGCCACAGCACCTCCAGCCGTAAAGACTTGTTTTGCTGTTAATTGCAAATTAGGAAAGATTGAGGAAACCAATTGATCGTTATTTTGAAACAATCGCTTTTGATACTCATCCTTTACTAACGTACAAATTGTCACAGTAGGCTGCTTGATTTTGCCAATATATTCTCTACCACCTACACCCAAATAATCGACTATCCAATATTCAGGTACACTCAGTAAGGCGTAATCTTCGACTTTTCGGGCGTAGTCATTTTGCCAGTTTGTACTGACGACTTCAGCAATTAGTTTGATAGATTTAGCTGACGTAATTACTGGTTCTTGTTGCCACAATGGCTCATTAATTAGTTGTGTTTGGTCTAGGACAATAACATCGGGACGAAATGCTGTATTTGTTCCTAATAGTTTAATTAAGCAGCGATGAGGAATAAAGTATGGTAAGTCCTGATGATCAATTTCTACATTCAGTTTGCGCCCAATCAAGGATGATACCTGCTCATGCGGCCCTGTTGGTTCCATGTCGATTAATTCCCCATCAATTAGTTCATAATTTTCGCTATCGCCGTACTGAGCAATAAATTCATCAACTGTGATTAGTTTGGGGGCTGATTTTACCATGATGATTTTTCCTCATGATTAAATGACGCAAGTATCCAGCGGGAAAAAGGTAATTGGTAATTGGTAATTGGTAATTGGTAATTGGCCTATTACCCATTACTTATTAGGCGGGCGGCGGTTCATCCCACCCCTCTTGTTGGAGTGGGCTACAAGCCGACTTTCTGTAAAATTATTCCACAGTGACGCTTTTAGCGAGATTTCTCGGCTGGTCAACATCCAAACCGCGACGAGCGGCGATGTGATAAGCCAATAACTGCAGCGGAATCACACTGAGGATGGGAGAAACTAATTCTTCCACAGTGGAAATGGGAATTAAATCATTAAAAATTTCTCCGGCTTCACCATCTTTAACTGGGGTAACACCTATTAAGCGAGAATCTCTGGCTTTGGCTTCCTGGGCGTTGGAAATCACCTTTTCATAAACACTACCAGGAACAGCGATCGCTACTACAGGTACTTTAGCATCCAAAAGAGCGATCGGCCCATGTTTCATTTCTCCTGCTGGATAACCTTCGGCGTGAATATAGCTAATTTCTTTTAATTTCAACGCCCCTTCTAAAGCAATGGGGAAATTAATTCCTCTTCCCAAAAAGATGAAATCTTGAGTTTCTGCAAAGTCATGGGCTAAGTGTTCAATTAAACGTTCCTGGCTTTCTAAAGTGGCTTCAATTTCTTGAGGAATTTGTCGTAATCCGTTAATAATTTCTGTTAATTTCTCGGGAGAAAGTGTCTGACGCCGAGCTGCTAAATCCAAAGCTAAAGCATAAAACGCCATCAATTGAGCCACAAAAGTTTTTGTCGCCGCTACCCCAATTTCAATTCCCGCTAAAGTACTAATAATATGTGGTACTAAATAACCAAGGCTACTTTCAGGGCGATTTGTAATCCCTAACAATCGCGCTTGATACTTATCTTCCTTTCCTTGGCGGCGTTCTTTTTCCATCGCCAAAGCGGCGAGTGTGTCAGCCGTTTCCCCAGATTGAGTCACGCCAATAATTAAGGTGTGAGCAATTATTGGTGATGGTGCATAGCGATACTCAGAAGCATAATGAACTTGAGTAGATATCCCCGCTAGTTGTTCAATTAAGTATTTTCCCACCAAAGCCGCGTGCCAACTAGTACCACAAGCGACGATTTGAATTTGCTCGATATCTGCATAAAATTCTGCAGGTAAACCCAAATTAATCGGTGATTCGATACCTGTGGAACTAAAGTAAGCGTCTAAACTAGCTCTGACCACCCCTGGTTGCTCATAAATCTCTTTGAGCATGAAGTGTTTAAATCCCTGTTTTTCTACCATGGTGGGACTTAAATTCAACAAGCGGGGTTGTCTCTTTAATCTATCCCCAGCAAAGTTGTAAATTTCTACACCCAAAGGTGTCAAGCGAGCAATTTCGCCATTTTCTAAGGGTAACACGGCGCGAGTGTAGGGGACGATCGCAGGTGTATCGGAAGCGCAGAAAAACTCCCCTTGACCGAAACCAACCACCAAGGGTGCTTGTTGACGAACAGCAATTATTTCATCAGGATAGTCAGCAGAAATCACCGCCAATGCAAATGCGCCTTCTAGGTGGTTAATAGCTTGGCGCACCGCTTCTAGGAAAGGAGAAACAGAGGTGGGGTGAGGGGGAGAGGGGAGATGTTGAAGAAATTCAGCGATGAGATGGGGAATGACTTCAGTATCAGTTTCCGAACGAAACTCATGACCTTTTTGTTTGAGTTCGTCTCGTAACTCGCGGTAGTTTTCAATAATCCCATTTTGCACCACAGCAATTCGCATTGCTGTATCTAGGTGGGGATGGGCGTTGTGTTCTTCTGGTTTACCATGAGTCGCCCAACGAGTGTGACCGATTCCAATTTGAGCGGGAATTTCTACTTGTTCAAGTTTGGAACGCAGATTGTGCAATTTACCCTTGGCGCGCACACAATTAACCTCACCCTCCCAAACAGTAGCGATTCCAGCCGAATCGTACCCGCGATATTCCAGTTTTTCCAACCCAGCCAACAAAATTTCTGTTGCTACTTGAGTACCGATGTATCCAACAATTCCACACATTGCTCACACCACTCCGGTTGAGAAATTATAGATCCAGTATAGTTGCTACCATAAAGATGGCATTTTAGATAAAAAAAAGGAGCAAATTGCTCCCGCTCACAGTAATTATTTTTAATGTTCCTAAAAAGACAATCTTGTAGGAGCGGGGGTTTCCCGCCCTACGATGCTAAAGATGCTTGCTAATGAGACACTTAATGGCAATGCAAATGAGAAATTAAAATCAATTCCTCAGTAAGCTAAACCCAAGCTGCGAGTTGTTTCAGCGCCCAGGTAGACCCGGATGCTTAAGAAATCGGTGGGACAAGCAGTTTCACAGCGTTTGCAGCCTACGCAGTCTTCTGTACGGGGTGAAGCGGCTATCTGAGCAGCTTTACAGATATCCGAGGGAACCATCTCCAGTACGTCAGTAGGACAAGCGCGGACGCATTGTGTGCAACCAATGCAGGTATCGTAGATTTTTACGGAATGAGACATTGAAAACAAGCTCCTTTCGAGTGTTCTTCTCTGCGAAGGAATCATAATCAAGGCATAGTTTACCGCAGTGGCTGAGGCGCAGTAATCAAAAGGCTACATAACTTTAAACTATGTAATAAGCACCCTAGAAAAATTAGCCTTTACAATCTCGTTTCCGTCACCTGATTCCCCAATAAATCAGCAAAACCATAGGTGAGCGTTCACTCGGCTAACTTCCTGGCTATGGTTGATAATTGTGAAGATTTATAAACAAAAGCCTGGATGGGAAGATTTGCCTATGGTGGCTAGCTGCTTCAGCCTACCTGCAAGACTGTGTTGCGATATAAGCTGATCAGATGCTAATGATAGCATTTTTTTAATGGGAAGAGGGAACAGGCAACGGCAAACAGTTAATTTTCCCTACTCTGTGAGTGCCTGTTTCTGCCTCAATCATGTTTACACGTGCGGGTCAAAATCAACGCAGCGAAGGTCAGCCAACCCGTTTCGTAGTTTCTAATTCCATGGCGTCGGAAACAAAACAAGCACCACCAAATTTATTTAAAATTGCTCTGATATTCGTCTCTACTGAAGATAATTGTTCAGGAGGAAAGAAAGCAATGACATAAACATTATCTAACATGGTC is a genomic window of Fortiea contorta PCC 7126 containing:
- a CDS encoding Uma2 family endonuclease; translated protein: MVKSAPKLITVDEFIAQYGDSENYELIDGELIDMEPTGPHEQVSSLIGRKLNVEIDHQDLPYFIPHRCLIKLLGTNTAFRPDVIVLDQTQLINEPLWQQEPVITSAKSIKLIAEVVSTNWQNDYARKVEDYALLSVPEYWIVDYLGVGGREYIGKIKQPTVTICTLVKDEYQKRLFQNNDQLVSSIFPNLQLTAKQVFTAGGAVAM
- the glmS gene encoding glutamine--fructose-6-phosphate transaminase (isomerizing), which translates into the protein MCGIVGYIGTQVATEILLAGLEKLEYRGYDSAGIATVWEGEVNCVRAKGKLHNLRSKLEQVEIPAQIGIGHTRWATHGKPEEHNAHPHLDTAMRIAVVQNGIIENYRELRDELKQKGHEFRSETDTEVIPHLIAEFLQHLPSPPHPTSVSPFLEAVRQAINHLEGAFALAVISADYPDEIIAVRQQAPLVVGFGQGEFFCASDTPAIVPYTRAVLPLENGEIARLTPLGVEIYNFAGDRLKRQPRLLNLSPTMVEKQGFKHFMLKEIYEQPGVVRASLDAYFSSTGIESPINLGLPAEFYADIEQIQIVACGTSWHAALVGKYLIEQLAGISTQVHYASEYRYAPSPIIAHTLIIGVTQSGETADTLAALAMEKERRQGKEDKYQARLLGITNRPESSLGYLVPHIISTLAGIEIGVAATKTFVAQLMAFYALALDLAARRQTLSPEKLTEIINGLRQIPQEIEATLESQERLIEHLAHDFAETQDFIFLGRGINFPIALEGALKLKEISYIHAEGYPAGEMKHGPIALLDAKVPVVAIAVPGSVYEKVISNAQEAKARDSRLIGVTPVKDGEAGEIFNDLIPISTVEELVSPILSVIPLQLLAYHIAARRGLDVDQPRNLAKSVTVE
- the psaC gene encoding photosystem I iron-sulfur center protein PsaC, giving the protein MSHSVKIYDTCIGCTQCVRACPTDVLEMVPSDICKAAQIAASPRTEDCVGCKRCETACPTDFLSIRVYLGAETTRSLGLAY
- a CDS encoding P-II family nitrogen regulator; this encodes MHLVKRIEIFINYVELAKILEALEHAGVAGHTVIRNVASQDKGNKLCDDLDVTMLDNVYVIAFFPPEQLSSVETNIRAILNKFGGACFVSDAMELETTKRVG